Proteins found in one Hypericibacter terrae genomic segment:
- the hemE gene encoding uroporphyrinogen decarboxylase: MNSPPRAGRSTSDKPLLRVLAGERLNPPPFWLMRQAGRYLPEYRSLRAKAGTFLDLCLTPDLATEVTLQPIRRYGMDAAILFSDILVVPLGLGQAVSFEEGRGPVLEPLRDASELSRLRLDGMREKLAPVYRTVRQVVAALPAPVTMIGFAGAPWTVASYMVEGGSSREFAIARRWANEDTDGFQRLIDLLVEATVEHLSAQVEAGAEALQIFDSWANAWAAEKTSAALRRWCLEPCRRIIAKLEARHPHIPVILFPRAVGPHLSLFAKESGAAALSLDDSVPLAWARATLQPMLPLQGNLPPRILVEGGPALAMQTRLILSELGQGPFVFNLGHGILPETPLEHVAELAALIREGVPA, from the coding sequence ATGAACTCCCCGCCACGCGCCGGACGATCGACGAGCGACAAGCCGCTGCTGCGCGTGCTGGCCGGCGAACGGTTGAATCCGCCGCCCTTCTGGCTGATGCGCCAGGCCGGGCGTTACCTGCCCGAATACCGCTCGCTGCGCGCCAAGGCCGGGACCTTCCTCGATCTCTGCCTGACGCCCGATCTGGCAACGGAGGTGACGCTGCAGCCGATCCGACGCTATGGCATGGATGCGGCGATTCTGTTTTCCGACATCCTCGTCGTGCCGCTGGGCTTGGGCCAGGCGGTGAGTTTCGAGGAAGGACGCGGTCCCGTGCTCGAGCCGTTGCGCGATGCAAGCGAGCTTTCGCGGCTGCGGCTCGATGGCATGCGGGAGAAGCTGGCGCCGGTCTATCGAACCGTTCGCCAGGTCGTGGCCGCGCTGCCGGCGCCGGTGACGATGATCGGCTTTGCCGGCGCGCCCTGGACGGTGGCGAGCTACATGGTCGAGGGCGGTTCCAGCCGGGAGTTCGCCATCGCCAGGCGCTGGGCGAACGAAGATACCGATGGCTTTCAGCGGCTGATCGATCTCCTGGTGGAGGCCACGGTCGAGCATCTGTCGGCGCAAGTCGAGGCGGGGGCCGAAGCGCTGCAGATCTTCGACAGCTGGGCCAACGCCTGGGCCGCGGAGAAAACTTCAGCCGCCTTGCGGCGCTGGTGTCTCGAACCCTGCCGGCGGATCATCGCGAAGCTCGAGGCCCGCCATCCGCATATCCCGGTCATCCTGTTTCCGCGCGCGGTGGGTCCGCATCTGTCGCTCTTCGCCAAGGAGAGCGGTGCTGCGGCGTTGTCGCTCGATGATAGCGTTCCGCTCGCCTGGGCCCGCGCGACCCTGCAGCCGATGCTGCCGCTGCAGGGCAATCTGCCGCCGCGAATCCTGGTCGAGGGCGGGCCGGCGCTGGCGATGCAGACGCGCCTGATCCTGAGCGAGTTGGGACAGGGACCGTTCGTCTTCAATCTCGGCCATGGGATCCTGCCCGAGACGCCGCTCGAGCATGTCGCGGAACTGGCGGCGCTGATCCGCGAAGGCGTGCCGGCATGA
- the hemH gene encoding ferrochelatase has product MRTAIVLFNLGGPDGPDSVEPFLRNLFSDPAILRVPGLFRGLLARLIARRRAPVAKAVYDKLGGGSPLLPNTQAQARALETELEDLGEVRCFVTMRYWKPFADETAPEVKRFAPDRIILLPLYPQFSTTTTESAFADWNRAATLAGVTARTFTIRDYPAEEGFVAAVSRLTAEMLPQARAAGPTKILFSAHGLPKKIVQAGDPYADQVGSSVRAVAARLGLTPEDYEICFQSRVGPLEWIGPYTDEEIVRAAQAGQSILLVPIAFVSEHSETLVELDIEYRHLAEREGAVGYFRVPTVGTAPEFIAGLGGLVRQALQPGGSSTSSSRMRS; this is encoded by the coding sequence ATGAGAACCGCGATCGTGCTGTTCAATCTCGGCGGTCCCGACGGGCCGGATTCGGTCGAGCCCTTTCTGCGCAATCTCTTTTCCGATCCGGCGATCCTGCGCGTGCCGGGTCTTTTCCGTGGGCTGCTGGCCCGGCTGATCGCGCGCCGGCGGGCCCCGGTGGCGAAGGCCGTCTATGACAAGCTCGGGGGCGGTTCGCCCTTGTTGCCCAACACGCAAGCCCAGGCACGGGCGCTCGAAACCGAGCTCGAGGATCTGGGCGAGGTCCGCTGTTTCGTGACGATGCGCTATTGGAAGCCCTTCGCCGACGAAACCGCGCCCGAGGTGAAACGCTTCGCCCCCGACCGGATCATCCTGCTGCCGCTCTATCCGCAGTTCTCGACCACCACCACGGAATCCGCCTTCGCCGATTGGAACCGCGCGGCCACCCTGGCCGGCGTCACGGCGCGGACCTTCACCATCCGCGACTATCCGGCGGAAGAGGGCTTCGTCGCCGCGGTCTCGCGGCTGACGGCCGAGATGCTGCCGCAGGCGCGCGCCGCGGGTCCGACCAAGATCCTGTTCTCGGCGCATGGGCTGCCGAAGAAGATCGTGCAGGCGGGCGACCCCTATGCGGACCAGGTCGGCAGCAGCGTGCGCGCGGTTGCTGCCAGGCTCGGTCTGACGCCGGAGGACTATGAGATCTGTTTCCAGAGCCGGGTCGGCCCGCTCGAATGGATCGGTCCCTATACCGACGAGGAGATCGTGCGCGCGGCCCAGGCCGGCCAGTCGATCCTGCTGGTGCCGATCGCCTTCGTCTCGGAACATTCGGAGACGCTGGTCGAGCTCGACATCGAATATCGTCATCTGGCCGAGAGGGAAGGCGCGGTCGGCTATTTCCGGGTACCGACCGTCGGTACCGCGCCCGAATTCATCGCCGGCCTGGGCGGCCTGGTGCGACAGGCCCTCCAGCCCGGCGGCTCGTCGACCTCATCCTCGAGGATGCGCTCATGA
- the hemJ gene encoding protoporphyrinogen oxidase HemJ, translated as MNSFADWQPWLLSLHVIAVIAWMAGMLYLPRLYVYHADAKAGSELSETFKVMERRLLRAIINPAMIAAWILGLTLATWGHHWGEGWLHAKLALLVLMQIAHAALSRWRRQFAQDRNRHPARFYRAVNEIPTVLMIGIVILAIVRPF; from the coding sequence ATGAACAGTTTCGCCGATTGGCAGCCCTGGCTGCTCTCCCTCCATGTCATCGCGGTCATCGCCTGGATGGCGGGGATGCTCTATCTGCCCCGGCTCTACGTCTATCACGCTGACGCCAAGGCGGGCTCGGAGCTCTCCGAAACCTTCAAGGTGATGGAGCGCCGCCTGCTGCGGGCGATTATCAACCCTGCCATGATCGCCGCCTGGATCCTGGGACTGACGCTGGCGACCTGGGGCCATCATTGGGGCGAGGGCTGGCTTCATGCCAAGCTGGCGCTCCTGGTGCTGATGCAGATCGCCCATGCGGCCCTGTCGCGCTGGCGCCGGCAGTTCGCCCAGGATCGCAACCGCCATCCGGCCCGGTTCTACCGGGCGGTGAACGAGATTCCAACGGTCCTAATGATCGGGATTGTCATCCTGGCGATCGTGCGGCCGTTCTGA
- the rho gene encoding transcription termination factor Rho, with protein MNLQELKKKTPPELLAYAEELLIENASNLRRQDMMFAILKQLAENDTAIFGDGVLEILQDGFGFLRSPEANYLPGPDDIYVSPSQVRRFGLRTGDTVEGQIRSPKEGERYFALLKVNTINFDNPDKVRHRINFDNLTPLYPDERLKLELQDPTKKDLTTRVIDLIAPLGKGQRALIVAPPRTGKTVMLQNIAHSISANHPECYLIVLLIDERPEEVTDMARSVKGEVVSSTFDEPAQRHVQVAEMVIEKAKRLVEHKRDVVILLDSITRLARAYNTVVPSSGKVLTGGVDANALQRPKRFFGAARNIEEGGSLTIVATALIDTGSRMDEVIFEEFKGTGNSEIILDRKLSDKRTFPSIDITKSGTRKEELLVDKGTLSKMWVLRRILMPMGVVDAMEFLVEKLKQAKTNHDFFSSMNQ; from the coding sequence ATGAATCTTCAGGAACTTAAGAAAAAAACCCCGCCGGAACTCCTGGCCTATGCCGAGGAGTTGCTGATCGAAAACGCGAGCAACCTGCGTCGGCAGGACATGATGTTCGCGATCCTCAAGCAGCTGGCCGAGAACGACACGGCGATCTTCGGCGACGGCGTGCTGGAGATCCTGCAGGACGGCTTCGGCTTCCTGCGCAGCCCCGAGGCGAACTATCTGCCGGGACCCGACGACATCTATGTCAGCCCCAGCCAGGTGCGTCGCTTCGGCCTCAGGACCGGCGACACGGTCGAGGGCCAGATCCGGTCGCCCAAGGAAGGCGAGCGCTATTTCGCGCTGCTCAAGGTCAACACCATCAATTTCGACAATCCGGACAAGGTTCGCCACCGGATCAACTTCGACAACCTGACGCCGCTCTATCCCGACGAGCGCCTCAAGCTGGAGCTGCAGGATCCGACCAAGAAGGACCTGACCACGCGCGTCATCGACCTGATCGCACCGCTCGGCAAGGGCCAGCGCGCGCTGATCGTGGCGCCGCCGCGCACCGGCAAGACCGTGATGCTGCAGAACATCGCGCATTCGATCTCCGCCAATCATCCGGAATGCTATCTGATCGTGCTGCTGATCGACGAGCGGCCCGAGGAAGTCACCGACATGGCCCGCTCGGTCAAGGGCGAGGTCGTGAGCTCGACCTTCGACGAGCCGGCGCAGCGCCATGTCCAGGTCGCCGAGATGGTGATCGAGAAGGCGAAGCGCCTGGTCGAGCATAAGCGCGACGTGGTGATCCTGCTGGATTCGATCACGCGCTTGGCGCGTGCGTACAACACCGTCGTCCCGTCATCCGGCAAGGTGCTGACCGGCGGCGTCGACGCCAACGCGCTGCAGCGCCCCAAGCGCTTCTTCGGTGCCGCCCGCAATATCGAGGAGGGCGGCTCGCTCACCATCGTCGCGACCGCGCTGATCGATACCGGCAGCCGCATGGACGAGGTGATCTTCGAAGAGTTCAAGGGCACCGGTAACTCGGAAATCATCCTCGACCGCAAGCTCTCCGACAAGCGCACCTTCCCCTCGATCGACATCACCAAGTCCGGCACCCGCAAGGAAGAGCTCCTGGTGGACAAGGGTACGCTCTCCAAGATGTGGGTGCTGCGCCGCATCCTCATGCCGATGGGCGTGGTCGACGCGATGGAGTTCCTGGTCGAGAAGCTCAAGCAGGCCAAGACCAACCACGATTTCTTCAGCTCGATGAATCAGTAG
- a CDS encoding adenylate/guanylate cyclase domain-containing protein, protein MECPRCRTENPASHRFCSGCGQKLARACPDCQFENSLAAGFCGGCGRALGAPTPKPAEPVSEGERRPVTVLFADLVGFTELSSRLDAEDLKAHVDSFYARTDRVIADYGGTVDKHIGDAVMALFGAPVAHGDDSERAVRAALEIHAGLAEVGPSGPVQAVHIGIAAGEVVAGGFARGYTVLGESVNLASRLVGLAGAGDTVISDALRQALGSRLVATPLPAQALKGIDGPVRAWRVTGLAPPGRDATPFVGRVHDRHLLAGMISATRASGRGRMMVLRGEAGIGKSRLLDETVAEAARAGFAVHRAFVLDFGAGKGQDAIPALALSLLGLGAEGDRPARVAALEAALVRGLVEADEQALLEEILDLPSSGERWLIYAAMDNATRLARKQGLLAAMARRAAAEGPLLIAIEDLHWAEPAMLGSVAALAEATAHNPILLLATTRPEGDPLDQAWQARLIEAEVNRLDLAPLRPADSAALAASLISAGDARIAACITRAQGNPLFLEQLLRHTAADSADSVPVSVQSVVLGRLDRLPPEEKALLQAASALGQRFAPELLAHLLERRQVEVTGLIEAHLLKPNAAGLVFAHALIRDGVYGSLLKARRRALHRKAADWFHGRDAGLEAEHLDRADDPGAPAAYLVAAREALAQFQLGRADTLARRGGTLGDEPATKGALAAVQGEAAQGLGETLAALQAFGIASASLPPGPERLAAMLGQANALSVLDRLEEALALLDQAQAEAQRLKLPVLLARIHGLRGNFVFPRGEVARCLAEHSRALELAVEAGAPEEEARAHGGLGDAYYMSGDMASSIRHYERCVRVAAAQGYRRIEVANRSMYSLGSMFDLDFPGALREADAAVKLAIQVGHRRAEMIAEHMRYWNSIEMGELEGARKAALRAIAISRQLNARRFEAEGLMFLGESLATAGDPKGVVWLREANVIARETPSYMLPSGLGLLAMLTPDPDEREAALQEGEALLAAGTIWHNRVFFNRYAIEAAWRSGNAARMLRYAEALGQVTREPTRYLDFLVRRARALAAHLEGNGDRGALAALRDEAASRHWQAVLPELETALARA, encoded by the coding sequence ATGGAATGTCCGCGTTGCCGAACCGAGAATCCCGCCAGCCACCGCTTCTGCAGCGGCTGTGGCCAGAAGCTGGCGCGTGCCTGTCCCGACTGCCAGTTCGAGAACAGCCTCGCGGCCGGATTCTGCGGCGGCTGCGGCCGCGCCCTGGGCGCCCCAACGCCGAAACCGGCCGAGCCCGTCAGCGAGGGCGAGCGCCGGCCGGTCACGGTGCTCTTCGCCGACCTCGTCGGATTCACCGAGCTTTCGAGCCGCCTCGACGCCGAGGATCTCAAGGCCCATGTCGACAGCTTCTATGCCCGCACCGACCGGGTGATCGCGGATTACGGCGGCACCGTCGACAAGCATATCGGCGATGCGGTCATGGCGCTCTTCGGCGCGCCGGTCGCCCATGGCGACGACAGCGAACGGGCGGTTCGGGCCGCCCTCGAAATTCATGCCGGTCTGGCGGAGGTCGGGCCCTCCGGTCCCGTGCAAGCGGTTCATATCGGCATCGCCGCCGGCGAGGTCGTGGCGGGCGGATTCGCCCGCGGTTACACAGTGCTGGGCGAGAGCGTGAACCTGGCGTCGCGGCTGGTGGGCCTGGCCGGCGCCGGCGACACCGTGATCTCGGACGCTCTGCGCCAGGCCTTGGGGAGCCGCCTGGTCGCGACGCCCTTGCCGGCGCAGGCGCTCAAAGGCATCGACGGTCCCGTGCGCGCCTGGCGCGTCACCGGTCTGGCACCGCCGGGTCGCGACGCCACGCCTTTCGTCGGCCGGGTGCATGATCGTCATCTCCTGGCCGGCATGATCAGCGCGACCCGGGCCAGCGGGCGCGGGCGGATGATGGTGCTGCGGGGCGAGGCCGGCATCGGCAAGAGCCGGCTCCTGGACGAGACGGTCGCGGAAGCGGCCCGCGCCGGTTTCGCCGTTCATCGCGCCTTCGTGCTCGATTTCGGTGCCGGCAAGGGACAGGACGCGATACCGGCGCTGGCCCTGAGCCTCCTGGGCCTCGGCGCCGAGGGCGACCGGCCCGCGCGCGTCGCCGCCCTGGAGGCGGCGCTGGTACGCGGTCTCGTCGAAGCGGACGAGCAGGCGCTGCTCGAGGAGATCCTGGATCTGCCCAGTTCGGGCGAGCGGTGGCTGATCTATGCCGCCATGGACAACGCCACGCGGCTCGCCCGCAAGCAGGGCCTGCTGGCGGCAATGGCCCGGCGGGCGGCGGCAGAGGGGCCGCTCCTGATCGCGATCGAGGATCTTCATTGGGCGGAGCCCGCGATGCTGGGCTCGGTCGCGGCGCTGGCCGAAGCGACCGCCCATAACCCGATCCTGCTGCTGGCCACCACGCGTCCCGAGGGCGATCCGCTCGACCAGGCCTGGCAAGCCCGGCTGATCGAGGCCGAGGTCAATCGGCTCGATCTGGCGCCGCTGCGGCCGGCGGATTCGGCCGCCCTCGCCGCCTCGCTCATCTCGGCCGGCGATGCCCGCATCGCCGCCTGCATCACGCGGGCACAGGGTAACCCGTTGTTCCTGGAACAATTGCTGCGCCATACGGCGGCGGATTCGGCCGACAGCGTGCCCGTCTCGGTGCAGAGCGTCGTGCTGGGCCGGCTCGACCGGCTGCCGCCCGAAGAGAAGGCGCTGCTGCAGGCGGCCTCGGCCCTGGGGCAGCGTTTCGCGCCCGAGCTGCTGGCTCATCTTCTGGAACGGCGGCAGGTTGAGGTGACGGGACTGATCGAAGCCCATCTGCTGAAGCCCAATGCCGCCGGCCTGGTCTTCGCCCATGCGCTCATCCGCGACGGGGTTTATGGCTCCCTCCTGAAGGCAAGGCGGCGCGCGCTCCATCGCAAGGCGGCCGACTGGTTTCATGGTCGGGATGCCGGGCTCGAGGCCGAGCATCTCGACCGGGCGGACGATCCTGGCGCTCCAGCGGCCTATCTCGTCGCGGCGCGCGAGGCCTTGGCGCAGTTCCAGTTGGGCCGTGCGGACACTCTCGCGCGCCGGGGCGGCACGCTGGGCGATGAGCCTGCGACCAAGGGCGCCCTGGCGGCGGTGCAGGGCGAGGCGGCGCAAGGCTTGGGCGAAACCCTAGCGGCGCTTCAGGCCTTCGGGATTGCTTCCGCTTCTCTGCCGCCGGGCCCCGAGCGCCTCGCCGCGATGCTGGGGCAGGCCAACGCGCTCTCGGTGCTGGACCGGCTGGAGGAGGCGCTGGCGCTGCTGGACCAGGCCCAGGCGGAAGCGCAGCGCCTGAAGCTTCCGGTCCTGCTCGCCCGCATCCATGGTTTGCGCGGCAACTTCGTCTTTCCGCGCGGCGAGGTGGCGCGCTGCCTCGCCGAACATAGCCGCGCCCTCGAGCTGGCCGTCGAAGCCGGCGCGCCCGAGGAAGAGGCGCGGGCGCATGGCGGCTTGGGCGACGCCTATTACATGAGCGGGGACATGGCGAGCTCGATCCGGCATTACGAGCGCTGTGTGCGCGTCGCGGCGGCGCAGGGCTATCGGCGGATCGAGGTCGCGAACCGCTCGATGTATTCCCTCGGAAGCATGTTCGATCTGGATTTTCCCGGTGCGCTCCGGGAGGCCGACGCGGCCGTGAAGCTGGCGATCCAGGTCGGACATCGCCGGGCGGAGATGATCGCCGAACATATGCGCTACTGGAATTCAATCGAGATGGGCGAGCTGGAGGGGGCCAGGAAGGCGGCCTTGCGCGCCATCGCCATCAGCCGGCAACTGAATGCGCGGCGCTTCGAGGCGGAAGGCCTGATGTTCCTGGGCGAATCGCTGGCGACCGCCGGCGACCCCAAGGGCGTCGTGTGGCTTCGCGAGGCCAATGTCATCGCGCGCGAAACCCCGAGCTATATGTTGCCGAGCGGTCTTGGCCTGTTGGCGATGTTGACGCCGGATCCGGACGAGCGGGAGGCAGCGCTGCAGGAAGGCGAAGCGCTGCTGGCGGCCGGTACGATCTGGCATAACCGCGTCTTCTTCAATCGCTATGCGATCGAGGCCGCCTGGCGCTCCGGCAATGCGGCGCGGATGCTGCGTTATGCGGAGGCGCTGGGGCAGGTCACGAGGGAGCCGACGCGCTATCTCGATTTTCTGGTACGCCGCGCCCGAGCGCTGGCGGCCCATCTCGAGGGGAACGGCGATCGTGGCGCCCTGGCGGCGCTGCGCGACGAAGCCGCTTCGAGGCACTGGCAGGCGGTGTTGCCCGAACTCGAGACGGCCCTCGCGCGGGCCTGA
- a CDS encoding putative glycolipid-binding domain-containing protein gives MTLPGGSLLPPERNYFWASIPGPGVEQLRLRLDPVENVAHGLVMGVEDGEPFRLQYKIKWGSNWRIRKVALEAQTMAGLAERSLKSDGRGNWQGDQGEPLPELEGCFDIDISVTPFTNVFPVRRLELAPGKSAEIKVAYIAAPALAVKPVTQRYTCREQGKGRHVVTYEGYPSGFKADLPLDADGLVLDYPELFRRLAPR, from the coding sequence ATGACCCTCCCCGGCGGAAGCCTGCTGCCGCCCGAGCGCAATTACTTCTGGGCGTCGATCCCGGGTCCCGGCGTGGAGCAGTTGCGCCTGCGGCTCGATCCGGTCGAGAACGTCGCCCACGGTCTGGTAATGGGCGTCGAGGACGGCGAGCCTTTCCGGCTCCAATACAAGATCAAGTGGGGCAGCAACTGGCGCATCCGCAAGGTGGCACTGGAAGCCCAGACCATGGCCGGCCTCGCCGAGCGCAGCCTGAAAAGCGACGGGCGCGGCAACTGGCAGGGCGACCAGGGCGAGCCCCTGCCGGAGCTCGAGGGCTGCTTCGATATCGACATTTCGGTGACGCCCTTCACCAACGTCTTCCCGGTGCGCCGGCTCGAGCTGGCACCCGGCAAATCGGCCGAGATCAAGGTGGCCTACATCGCCGCACCGGCGCTCGCGGTGAAGCCGGTGACGCAGCGCTATACCTGCCGCGAGCAGGGCAAGGGCCGTCACGTCGTCACCTATGAGGGCTATCCCTCGGGCTTCAAGGCCGACCTGCCGCTCGACGCCGACGGGCTCGTCCTCGACTACCCCGAGCTCTTCCGCCGCTTGGCACCGCGCTAG
- a CDS encoding quinone oxidoreductase family protein, whose amino-acid sequence MAKTHAIRIAEFGGPDKMQWQEIDVSAPGPGELLLRQTACGLNFIDTYHRSGLYPIPLPSGLGLEAAAVVEGVGSGVTEFKVGDRVGYNSGPIGAYAQRRVYPAAKVVKLPDGIDDPTAAAMLLRGMTVEYLIRRTYPVKKGQTVLFHAAAGGAGLIAGQWLAHLGVTVIGTVGSDEKAKLARAHGYHHVINYRRENFVARVKEITGGKGVPVVYDGVGKDVFLASLDCLSPRGMMVTFGNASGPSPAVEPLTLLQKGSLFLTRPTLGNYTATREELVESAKALFEVVLSGAVKIRVNQTYPLKDAAQSHRDLEARKTTGSTVLLP is encoded by the coding sequence ATGGCCAAGACCCACGCGATCCGCATCGCCGAATTCGGCGGCCCCGACAAGATGCAATGGCAGGAGATCGACGTTTCCGCTCCCGGCCCCGGCGAGCTGCTGCTGCGCCAGACCGCCTGCGGATTGAACTTCATCGACACCTATCACCGCAGCGGCCTCTATCCGATCCCCTTGCCGTCGGGCCTCGGCCTCGAAGCTGCGGCCGTGGTCGAAGGGGTCGGCAGCGGCGTCACCGAGTTCAAGGTCGGCGACCGGGTCGGCTATAATTCCGGCCCGATCGGCGCCTATGCGCAGCGCCGCGTCTATCCGGCAGCGAAGGTGGTGAAGCTGCCCGACGGCATCGACGATCCGACCGCGGCGGCGATGCTGCTGCGCGGCATGACGGTCGAGTATCTGATCCGCCGCACCTATCCGGTGAAGAAGGGCCAGACGGTCCTGTTCCATGCCGCCGCGGGCGGCGCGGGTCTCATCGCCGGCCAGTGGCTCGCGCATCTGGGCGTCACGGTCATCGGCACCGTCGGCTCGGATGAGAAGGCCAAGCTCGCGCGCGCGCATGGCTATCACCATGTCATCAATTATCGCCGCGAGAATTTCGTCGCGCGGGTGAAGGAGATCACCGGCGGCAAGGGCGTGCCGGTCGTCTATGACGGCGTCGGCAAGGATGTCTTCCTGGCGTCGCTCGATTGCCTCAGCCCGCGCGGCATGATGGTCACCTTCGGCAATGCCTCGGGCCCCTCGCCGGCGGTCGAGCCGCTCACCCTGCTGCAGAAGGGCTCCCTGTTCCTGACCCGCCCCACCCTCGGCAACTACACGGCGACCCGCGAGGAGCTGGTCGAGAGCGCCAAGGCGCTGTTCGAGGTGGTGCTGTCGGGCGCGGTCAAGATCCGCGTCAACCAGACCTATCCGCTGAAAGACGCGGCGCAGTCGCATCGCGACCTCGAAGCCCGCAAGACCACCGGCTCGACGGTGCTGCTGCCATGA